In one Bradyrhizobium cosmicum genomic region, the following are encoded:
- a CDS encoding D-alanyl-D-alanine carboxypeptidase family protein has translation MAFRLFPLRRNRFTAGMLARGLIAAVLIAAIGSGGALYAANQSVQGAKKAEESGFDGDAPTAILIEASSGSVLFEKNADELRAPSSMMKLLTAEVVFNAIKKGDVKLTDEYRISENAWRKGGAPSGGSTMFAAINSKVSVDDLLHGAIIQSGNDACIALAEGIAGNEKIFAADFMTKRARELGMTKSTFGNSNGLPDPGNKMTVRELGILARHIILDFPEFYKLFGEKEFTWNKIRQPNRNPLLNSMEGADGLKTGFTKEGGYGMVGSAVQNGTRLIVVVNGLEDPEDRATEAKKMLEWGFRNFETRTLIAADQQVGYAKVFGGESRSVKLVTKTPVKVMVHKNGSDKLIARVVYSGPVRAPVEAGQKVGVVRVWRSGNIAVETPVYAAEAVGTGSTMRRAIDGASELVIGMFRAGAEKL, from the coding sequence ATGGCATTTCGTCTTTTTCCGCTTCGTCGCAACCGGTTCACGGCCGGAATGCTGGCGCGCGGACTGATTGCTGCGGTTCTCATCGCGGCCATCGGCTCGGGCGGGGCGCTTTATGCTGCCAACCAGAGCGTCCAGGGCGCCAAGAAGGCAGAGGAGTCCGGCTTCGACGGCGACGCGCCCACCGCGATCCTGATCGAAGCCTCCAGCGGCAGCGTGCTGTTCGAGAAGAACGCCGACGAGCTGCGCGCGCCCTCCAGCATGATGAAGCTACTGACGGCGGAGGTTGTCTTCAATGCCATCAAGAAGGGCGACGTCAAGCTGACCGACGAGTACCGGATCAGCGAGAATGCCTGGCGCAAGGGCGGGGCGCCGTCGGGCGGCTCGACCATGTTCGCTGCCATCAACAGCAAAGTCTCGGTCGACGACCTCCTGCACGGCGCGATCATCCAGAGCGGCAACGACGCCTGCATCGCGCTGGCTGAAGGCATCGCCGGCAACGAGAAGATCTTCGCCGCCGACTTCATGACCAAGCGCGCCCGCGAGCTCGGGATGACGAAGTCGACCTTCGGCAATTCCAACGGCCTGCCGGACCCCGGCAACAAGATGACGGTGCGCGAGCTCGGCATTCTTGCCCGGCACATCATCCTGGACTTCCCCGAATTCTACAAACTGTTCGGCGAGAAGGAGTTCACCTGGAACAAGATCCGCCAGCCCAACCGCAATCCGCTGCTCAATTCGATGGAAGGCGCTGATGGACTGAAGACCGGGTTCACCAAGGAAGGTGGCTACGGTATGGTCGGCTCGGCGGTGCAGAACGGCACGCGGCTGATCGTCGTCGTCAACGGCCTGGAAGACCCCGAAGATCGCGCCACGGAAGCCAAGAAGATGCTGGAATGGGGCTTTCGCAATTTCGAGACCCGCACGCTGATCGCGGCCGACCAGCAGGTCGGCTACGCCAAGGTGTTCGGTGGCGAGAGTCGCTCGGTGAAGCTGGTGACCAAGACGCCCGTGAAGGTGATGGTGCACAAGAACGGCAGCGATAAGCTGATCGCCCGCGTCGTTTATAGCGGTCCGGTGCGCGCCCCGGTCGAGGCCGGCCAGAAGGTCGGCGTGGTCAGGGTCTGGCGCAGCGGCAACATCGCGGTGGAGACGCCGGTCTACGCGGCCGAGGCGG